A genomic window from Cloacibacillus evryensis DSM 19522 includes:
- a CDS encoding cyclodeaminase/cyclohydrolase family protein, producing MSGKLVEKSCVEFAEALASKMPTPGGGGAAALCGALGTALCSMVGNFTTGRKKYAAVEEDIKVILSKAEKIRQRFLELADEDAAAFEPLAKAYSIPKEDPKREEILERATLDACRAPLEMMHYSCMAVGLLDEMKEKGSVMLMSDVACGALFCKAALESAAVNVFVNTKTLRNRERAAELESDADDMLRLYSPKAQKIADEIAGGLR from the coding sequence GTGAGCGGCAAACTAGTTGAAAAAAGCTGCGTCGAATTTGCGGAGGCGCTGGCCTCCAAAATGCCGACGCCGGGAGGCGGCGGAGCCGCCGCGCTCTGCGGCGCGCTGGGAACGGCGCTCTGCTCTATGGTCGGCAATTTCACGACGGGCCGTAAAAAATACGCCGCCGTGGAGGAAGATATAAAAGTCATACTCTCAAAGGCGGAAAAGATCAGGCAGAGGTTTTTGGAGCTGGCGGACGAGGACGCCGCCGCCTTCGAGCCGCTTGCGAAAGCCTATTCCATTCCAAAAGAAGACCCCAAACGCGAGGAAATATTAGAGAGGGCGACCCTTGACGCCTGCCGTGCGCCGCTCGAAATGATGCATTACAGCTGCATGGCGGTCGGCCTGCTGGATGAGATGAAGGAAAAGGGCAGCGTCATGCTCATGTCCGATGTGGCGTGCGGGGCGCTATTCTGCAAAGCGGCGCTGGAAAGCGCCGCCGTCAACGTATTCGTAAATACAAAAACGCTGCGGAACAGGGAGAGGGCGGCGGAGCTTGAGTCGGATGCCGACGATATGCTGCGCCTGTATTCGCCGAAAGCTCAAAAAATAGCCGACGAAATAGCCGGCGGACTGAGGTAG
- a CDS encoding bifunctional 5,10-methylenetetrahydrofolate dehydrogenase/5,10-methenyltetrahydrofolate cyclohydrolase → MSIVLKGAPVANALTEVLKERAKKLKEKGVTPTLAILRVGEREDDLAYERGAKSRCGKVGVDVRCFVLPGGCSRNELLDAVRTINEDDSIHGCLMFRPLPVKGDELAACALLSPEKDVDCITGGSLESVFIGAGTGFPPCTAQACIEMLDYYGYSLQGKRVTVIGRSLVIGKPVSMMLQARHATVTMCHTKTADIAAACRNAEILIAAAGKAGVVGADYTNREQVIIDVGINVDAEGKLCGDVLFDAVEPLVAAITPVPGGVGTVTSAVLAKHVVEAAEKTLALVPDLAAACCSL, encoded by the coding sequence ATGTCGATCGTTTTAAAAGGGGCGCCTGTTGCAAACGCGCTGACGGAAGTTCTGAAAGAACGCGCGAAAAAGCTGAAAGAAAAAGGCGTGACGCCGACGCTTGCCATTCTGCGCGTCGGCGAACGCGAGGATGACCTGGCCTATGAACGCGGCGCGAAAAGCCGCTGCGGAAAAGTCGGCGTGGATGTGCGCTGTTTCGTGCTGCCCGGCGGCTGTTCACGCAACGAACTGTTGGACGCGGTGAGAACGATCAACGAGGACGATTCCATACACGGCTGCCTCATGTTCAGGCCGCTGCCCGTCAAGGGCGACGAGCTGGCGGCCTGTGCCCTGCTCTCGCCGGAAAAAGATGTGGACTGCATCACCGGCGGATCTTTAGAGTCGGTATTCATCGGCGCCGGCACGGGCTTTCCCCCCTGCACCGCTCAGGCCTGCATAGAAATGCTGGACTACTACGGTTACTCCCTGCAAGGGAAGCGGGTAACGGTCATCGGGCGCAGCCTGGTCATAGGCAAACCGGTTTCCATGATGCTGCAGGCGAGGCACGCCACCGTCACCATGTGCCATACAAAGACCGCCGACATAGCCGCGGCCTGCCGAAACGCGGAGATCCTGATCGCCGCCGCGGGAAAGGCCGGCGTTGTCGGCGCAGACTACACGAACCGTGAACAGGTGATCATCGACGTGGGGATCAACGTGGACGCGGAGGGCAAACTCTGCGGCGACGTACTTTTTGATGCGGTGGAGCCGCTGGTCGCCGCCATCACCCCGGTACCCGGCGGCGTCGGGACCGTCACCTCGGCGGTGCTTGCCAAGCACGTTGTTGAGGCGGCGGAGAAAACGCTGGCGCTTGTACCGGACTTGGCGGCTGCGTGCTGCTCCCTCTGA
- a CDS encoding formate/nitrite transporter family protein, protein MYRTWRLRAAPSERQAARGVLFTVGPFAVRTFGPGLCHGKVCLSLGTKPPDSLLSIFILSALCNILIYIAAEGYNNIDNEVGKYLSLFLGVMVFILCGFEHCVANMFFFVMAGAWSGETIIYLLSMTVGNAVGGVIFPLVRGWIHD, encoded by the coding sequence TTGTACCGGACTTGGCGGCTGCGTGCTGCTCCCTCTGAAAGACAGGCCGCACGGGGCGTTCTTTTTACCGTAGGGCCGTTTGCCGTCCGTACCTTCGGCCCTGGCCTCTGTCACGGCAAGGTATGCTTATCCCTTGGAACAAAGCCGCCGGACAGCCTGCTCAGTATTTTCATTCTCTCGGCTCTGTGCAATATCCTTATTTATATTGCCGCGGAGGGTTATAATAATATTGACAACGAAGTAGGGAAATACCTTTCTTTGTTTCTGGGCGTGATGGTTTTTATTCTGTGCGGCTTTGAACATTGTGTGGCTAATATGTTTTTCTTTGTCATGGCGGGCGCGTGGAGCGGCGAGACAATTATTTATCTGCTGTCCATGACCGTCGGCAATGCCGTGGGAGGAGTCATCTTTCCCTTGGTGCGGGGCTGGATTCATGATTAA
- a CDS encoding LysR family transcriptional regulator, with amino-acid sequence MNILQWEYAIEVARLSSINKAAEKLLVAPPNLSRAIRELEEDLGIVIFNRSYKGMTLTPEGENFIGYAKRIIGQINEVEYMYKSGASVKQKFSVSVPRASYISDAFARFSTCVSAEQAEIYYNETSSLHTMDSVISSEYDLGIVRYAKKFDKYFEKSFEEKGLLYELITDFHYVLIMNRDSPLAAQDAIRLSDLTPFIEIAHADPFVPSLALSAVRKEELPEEIKRRIFVFERASQFSLLLHNKETFMWVSPVPNQLLEQFQLVQKECADNRKTYRDVLVHRKDYPLSELDRRFITELIRAKRRCLP; translated from the coding sequence ATGAATATACTCCAGTGGGAATACGCGATTGAAGTAGCCCGGCTAAGCTCGATCAACAAAGCCGCTGAAAAGCTGCTGGTCGCGCCGCCCAATTTGAGCCGCGCGATCAGAGAGCTGGAAGAAGACCTTGGCATCGTCATATTCAATCGTTCCTATAAAGGTATGACTTTAACGCCGGAAGGTGAAAACTTCATCGGTTACGCGAAAAGGATTATCGGGCAGATAAATGAAGTTGAGTATATGTATAAAAGCGGCGCGTCGGTAAAACAAAAATTTTCCGTATCCGTACCGAGGGCAAGCTACATATCCGACGCGTTCGCCCGTTTTTCAACATGCGTCAGCGCGGAACAGGCGGAAATATATTATAACGAAACCAGTTCGCTGCATACCATGGACAGCGTGATTTCCTCCGAGTACGATCTGGGGATAGTAAGGTATGCCAAAAAATTCGACAAATATTTTGAGAAATCATTTGAGGAAAAAGGGCTGCTCTACGAACTGATTACGGATTTTCATTATGTCCTGATCATGAACCGCGACAGCCCGCTTGCCGCTCAAGACGCGATACGCCTGTCTGACTTGACGCCCTTCATTGAGATCGCGCATGCCGATCCGTTCGTGCCCTCGCTGGCGCTGTCCGCCGTCAGAAAAGAGGAGCTGCCGGAAGAGATCAAGCGCAGGATATTTGTCTTTGAGCGTGCAAGTCAATTCAGCCTGCTGCTTCACAACAAAGAAACCTTCATGTGGGTATCTCCCGTCCCGAATCAACTGCTGGAACAGTTCCAGCTTGTACAAAAGGAATGTGCGGATAACCGAAAAACCTATCGTGATGTTCTGGTCCACAGAAAGGACTATCCGCTTTCCGAACTGGACAGGCGGTTTATCACAGAGCTCATCCGGGCAAAAAGGCGCTGCCTGCCTTAA
- a CDS encoding complex I 24 kDa subunit family protein, with protein MTEKFDYALIDKILEEHESSGTAIIAILQDIQEHYRYLPREIFPYLSRKLRVPQARIYSVATFYENFSLNPKGKFVIKVCDGTACHVRKSIPILEQLRSELGLSDKKVTTDDLGFTVETVSCLGACGLAPVLTVNDKVYPAMTPDKASALLSALKEGLIR; from the coding sequence GTGACAGAAAAATTTGATTACGCGCTCATCGATAAGATACTTGAAGAGCATGAGTCTTCAGGTACGGCTATTATCGCGATATTACAGGATATCCAGGAACATTACCGTTATCTGCCCCGCGAGATTTTCCCCTATCTCTCCAGAAAGCTGAGGGTGCCCCAGGCGCGTATCTACAGCGTCGCCACCTTTTACGAAAATTTTTCCCTCAACCCGAAGGGGAAATTTGTGATAAAAGTCTGCGACGGCACCGCCTGCCACGTGCGCAAGTCGATCCCTATCCTTGAACAGCTGCGCTCGGAGCTCGGCCTCTCCGATAAGAAGGTGACGACCGACGACCTCGGCTTCACCGTGGAGACCGTCTCCTGCCTCGGCGCCTGCGGCCTCGCGCCGGTGCTCACCGTCAACGACAAAGTATACCCTGCGATGACGCCCGACAAGGCCTCGGCGCTCCTCTCCGCGCTGAAGGAGGGGCTTATAAGATGA
- a CDS encoding NADH-ubiquinone oxidoreductase-F iron-sulfur binding region domain-containing protein: MIKTREELRKLREIYAASLGEEDKKILICAGTGCISSGSLEIYDELKKIMEERGINVAVELREEPHEHSVGLKKSGCHGFCEMGPLVRIEPQGWLYVKVKPEDCSEIIEKTIVGGEHIARLAYAKNGEIYKKQGEIPFYKKQTRHVLEHCGHIDATSIKEYLAIGGYSAFERALFDMNGDEIVGMIEESNLRGRGGGGFPTGRKWSQVKRQNAEHKYIVCNGDEGDPGAFMDRSIMEGDPHRMLEGMMIAGLACGAQNGYIYVRAEYPMAVSRLRTAIAQAEELGLLGGDILGSGFSFRMHINRGAGAFVCGEGSALTASIEGKRGMPRVKPPRTVEHGLFDSPTVLNNVETFANVPLIINKGVAWYKTLGPEKSPGTKAFALTGNIENTGLIEVPMGTTLREIVFEVGGGMRGGADFKAVQIGGPSGGCLTVKDLDLPLDFDSLKAAGAMIGSGGLVVMDSRTCMVEVARFFMNFTQNESCGKCVPCRGGTKQMLAILERIVAGEGREGDIDLLLELADMISHTALCGLGKTAALPVVSTIKNFREEYEAHISKKYCPVGACAKLKSFEIDPALCKGCSKCARGCPVEAICGKIKEPFTIDKEKCIKCGACVTACPFHAVKEV; the protein is encoded by the coding sequence ATGATAAAGACCCGTGAAGAACTGCGGAAACTGCGCGAAATATATGCCGCGAGCCTTGGTGAAGAGGACAAAAAAATACTCATCTGCGCCGGCACCGGCTGCATATCGAGCGGTTCGCTGGAAATATACGACGAATTGAAAAAGATAATGGAGGAGCGCGGCATCAACGTCGCCGTCGAGCTCAGGGAAGAACCGCACGAACACTCGGTCGGCCTTAAAAAATCGGGCTGCCACGGCTTCTGCGAGATGGGGCCGCTGGTGCGGATCGAGCCGCAGGGCTGGCTCTATGTCAAGGTCAAGCCCGAGGATTGCTCTGAGATCATCGAAAAGACGATCGTCGGCGGAGAGCACATCGCGCGCCTCGCCTACGCCAAAAACGGCGAGATATACAAGAAGCAGGGCGAGATCCCCTTCTACAAGAAACAGACGCGCCACGTGCTCGAGCACTGCGGCCACATCGACGCCACCTCGATCAAAGAATACCTTGCGATCGGCGGCTACTCGGCCTTCGAACGCGCCCTCTTTGACATGAACGGGGACGAGATCGTCGGTATGATCGAAGAGTCGAACCTCCGCGGGCGCGGCGGCGGCGGTTTCCCCACCGGGCGCAAGTGGAGCCAGGTAAAACGCCAGAACGCCGAACATAAGTACATCGTCTGCAACGGCGACGAGGGCGACCCCGGGGCCTTTATGGACCGCAGCATCATGGAGGGCGACCCGCACCGGATGCTCGAAGGCATGATGATCGCGGGGCTCGCCTGCGGAGCGCAGAACGGTTACATCTACGTGCGCGCCGAATATCCGATGGCCGTCTCGCGGCTGCGCACGGCGATCGCGCAGGCGGAGGAGCTGGGGCTGCTCGGCGGCGACATCCTCGGCAGCGGCTTCTCCTTCCGTATGCACATCAACCGCGGCGCGGGAGCCTTCGTCTGCGGCGAGGGCAGCGCGCTGACCGCCTCCATCGAGGGCAAACGCGGCATGCCGCGCGTCAAGCCGCCGCGCACCGTCGAACACGGCCTCTTTGACAGCCCGACGGTGCTCAACAACGTCGAGACATTCGCGAACGTCCCGCTCATCATCAACAAGGGCGTGGCATGGTACAAGACGCTCGGCCCCGAGAAGAGCCCGGGAACGAAGGCCTTCGCGCTGACGGGAAACATAGAGAACACGGGACTCATCGAAGTGCCGATGGGGACGACGCTGCGCGAGATCGTCTTTGAGGTCGGCGGCGGGATGCGCGGCGGCGCGGATTTCAAAGCCGTCCAGATCGGCGGCCCCTCCGGCGGCTGCCTTACGGTCAAGGATCTTGACCTGCCCCTTGACTTCGATTCGCTGAAGGCGGCGGGGGCGATGATCGGTTCCGGCGGCCTCGTCGTCATGGACTCCAGGACCTGCATGGTCGAGGTGGCGCGCTTCTTCATGAACTTCACGCAGAACGAGTCCTGCGGCAAATGTGTCCCCTGCCGCGGCGGCACCAAGCAGATGCTCGCGATACTTGAACGCATCGTCGCGGGGGAGGGGCGCGAGGGCGACATCGACCTGCTGCTCGAACTCGCCGATATGATATCCCACACCGCCCTCTGCGGCCTCGGCAAGACCGCCGCGCTGCCGGTCGTCAGCACCATCAAAAACTTCCGCGAGGAATACGAGGCCCATATCAGCAAAAAATACTGCCCCGTGGGGGCCTGCGCGAAGCTCAAAAGCTTCGAGATCGATCCCGCGCTCTGCAAAGGCTGCTCGAAATGCGCGCGCGGCTGTCCCGTGGAGGCGATCTGCGGTAAAATAAAAGAACCCTTTACGATAGACAAAGAAAAATGCATCAAATGCGGCGCGTGCGTCACGGCGTGCCCCTTCCACGCGGTCAAGGAGGTCTAG
- a CDS encoding [FeFe] hydrogenase, group A: METKKYMTIDGLPVEISGEKNILEVIRKAGIKLPTFCYYSELSIYGACRMCMVENKWGGLDAACSTPPKEGMEIWTNTERLRKYRKMILELLLADHCRDCTTCGNNGKCKLQELAMRFNIDGVRFPNGAETPRRDESSLCITRDQNKCILCGDCVRMCNEIQRVGAIDFAGRGSKMTISTVFDIPISESVCVGCGQCAAVCPTGAIVIRNDSAKVWKALDEKETRVSVQIAPAVRVALGKELGIGDGENAMGKIVAALRRIGFNEVFDTSTGADLTVLEESAEFLARLGEGEHEMPLFTSCCPAWVNYAEKNEPEVAENLSTCRSPMQMFAAVIKEHHKHSPRKHVHVAVMPCTAKKAEAAREEFRGELGPDVDCVITTQELIQMIKESGLVFSELEPEAVDMPFGTMSGAGVIFGVTGGVTEAVLRRIVSDKSAAALQAIAFKGVRGNEGLKEATVKYGGRELKIAVVSGLGNAHELIGRIKNGERYDFVEVMACPGGCVCGAGQPFVLHEGKESRGKGLYSADKMSSIKRSEENPLMMALYSGLLKGRVHDLLHVHYRANGEA, translated from the coding sequence ATGGAGACGAAAAAATACATGACGATAGACGGGCTCCCCGTCGAAATAAGCGGCGAGAAAAACATCCTTGAAGTCATCCGCAAGGCCGGCATCAAACTCCCGACCTTCTGCTACTATTCCGAGCTCTCCATCTACGGCGCCTGCCGCATGTGCATGGTCGAAAACAAATGGGGCGGCCTCGACGCGGCCTGCTCGACCCCGCCCAAAGAGGGCATGGAGATCTGGACGAACACCGAGCGCCTACGCAAATACCGCAAAATGATCCTCGAACTGCTGCTCGCCGACCACTGCCGCGACTGCACCACCTGCGGCAACAACGGCAAATGCAAGCTGCAGGAGCTCGCGATGCGCTTCAACATCGACGGCGTGCGCTTCCCGAACGGGGCCGAGACCCCGCGCCGCGACGAATCCTCTCTCTGCATCACGCGCGACCAAAACAAATGCATCCTCTGCGGCGACTGCGTGAGGATGTGCAACGAGATACAGCGGGTCGGCGCGATCGACTTCGCGGGGCGCGGCTCAAAAATGACCATCAGCACCGTATTCGACATCCCCATCAGCGAAAGCGTCTGCGTCGGCTGCGGCCAGTGCGCCGCCGTCTGCCCGACCGGCGCGATCGTTATCAGGAACGACAGCGCGAAAGTCTGGAAGGCGCTCGACGAAAAAGAGACGCGCGTCTCCGTGCAGATAGCGCCCGCCGTGCGCGTCGCGCTCGGAAAAGAGCTCGGCATCGGCGACGGCGAAAACGCGATGGGCAAAATCGTCGCCGCCCTGCGCCGTATAGGCTTCAACGAGGTATTCGACACCTCGACGGGAGCGGACCTCACGGTACTCGAAGAGTCCGCGGAATTCCTCGCGCGGCTCGGCGAAGGCGAACATGAGATGCCGCTCTTCACCTCCTGCTGTCCCGCCTGGGTGAACTACGCGGAGAAGAACGAGCCCGAAGTGGCGGAAAACCTCTCCACCTGCCGTTCGCCGATGCAGATGTTCGCGGCGGTGATCAAAGAACACCACAAACACTCGCCGAGAAAACACGTGCACGTGGCGGTCATGCCCTGCACGGCGAAAAAGGCCGAGGCGGCGCGCGAAGAATTCCGCGGCGAACTGGGGCCTGATGTGGACTGCGTGATCACGACGCAGGAGCTCATCCAGATGATCAAAGAATCCGGGCTGGTATTCTCCGAACTGGAGCCGGAGGCGGTAGACATGCCCTTTGGCACCATGAGCGGCGCCGGCGTCATCTTCGGCGTTACCGGCGGCGTCACCGAGGCGGTGCTGCGCCGGATCGTCTCCGACAAATCGGCGGCGGCGCTGCAGGCGATCGCCTTCAAGGGCGTGCGCGGCAATGAGGGCCTCAAAGAGGCTACCGTGAAATACGGCGGCCGCGAACTTAAGATCGCGGTGGTGAGCGGCCTCGGCAACGCCCATGAACTGATAGGCCGCATCAAAAACGGCGAACGCTACGACTTCGTGGAAGTCATGGCCTGCCCAGGCGGCTGCGTCTGCGGCGCGGGACAGCCCTTCGTCCTCCACGAGGGCAAAGAGAGCCGCGGCAAAGGGCTCTACTCGGCGGACAAAATGTCGAGCATAAAACGCTCCGAAGAGAACCCGCTGATGATGGCGCTCTACAGCGGGCTGCTCAAGGGTCGCGTCCACGACCTGCTCCACGTACACTACCGCGCGAACGGGGAGGCGTAA
- a CDS encoding (2Fe-2S) ferredoxin domain-containing protein, translating to MAVVRICIGTSCYLKGAYNVLQLFQHEIEKRKLHDKIEISGSFCMGQCQNDVSVDVDGKIYSVSPETAHEFFEETIATRL from the coding sequence ATGGCCGTCGTAAGAATATGCATCGGCACGTCATGCTACCTCAAAGGGGCCTACAACGTGCTACAGCTATTCCAGCACGAAATAGAGAAGAGAAAGCTCCACGACAAAATAGAGATAAGCGGCTCCTTCTGCATGGGGCAGTGCCAGAACGACGTATCGGTCGACGTGGACGGAAAAATATACAGCGTGTCGCCGGAAACGGCCCACGAATTCTTTGAAGAGACGATCGCGACTCGCCTGTAA
- the groES gene encoding co-chaperone GroES — protein sequence MKLKPLGDRIVVKAAPNEEKTKGGLVLPDTVKEKPVEGIVVAVGAGKVLDNGQRQPMEVKVDDKVIYSKYSGTEVKVDDENYLIIGERDVLAIIEK from the coding sequence ATGAAACTTAAGCCACTTGGAGACAGGATCGTAGTAAAGGCAGCGCCGAACGAAGAGAAGACTAAGGGCGGCCTCGTTCTTCCGGACACAGTGAAAGAAAAGCCCGTCGAGGGCATCGTCGTAGCGGTCGGAGCCGGCAAAGTCCTGGACAACGGACAGCGCCAGCCGATGGAAGTCAAAGTTGACGACAAAGTCATCTACAGCAAATATTCGGGAACCGAAGTCAAAGTCGACGACGAAAACTACCTCATCATCGGTGAAAGAGACGTTCTCGCGATAATCGAGAAGTAA
- the groL gene encoding chaperonin GroEL (60 kDa chaperone family; promotes refolding of misfolded polypeptides especially under stressful conditions; forms two stacked rings of heptamers to form a barrel-shaped 14mer; ends can be capped by GroES; misfolded proteins enter the barrel where they are refolded when GroES binds), giving the protein MAKTLLFREDARRSMERGINKVADTVGITLGPKGRNVVLEKKFGSPTITNDGVTIAKEIELEDPFENMGAQLIKEVASKTNDVAGDGTTTATVLARAMIREGIKNVAAGANGMQLRKGMEDATAVVVEELKKQASPVKGHKKTAQVAAISANDKKVGELIAEAMEKVGEEGVITVEDSKSLGTTLETVEGLQFDKGYLSPYMITNPDRMEAVLDDANILIVDGKISNVKDMLPVLEKSVQLAKPLLIIAEDVEGEALATLVVNKLRGILQVVAVKAPGFGDRRKAMLQDIATVTGATVISEEVGRKLDSADVADLGHAKKVKVTKEDTTIVEGAGDSAAIKDRAAQIKKELADSTSEYDKEKLQERLAKLVGGVAVIQVGAATETEQKELKLRIEDALNSTRAAVEEGIVPGGGVALVGCTNALDKEIAKLEGDERTGAQIVRKSLTEPLYLIAHNSGMQGDVIIEKVKTLKEGQGLDATTGEYVDMIEAGIIDPVKVTRSALQNASSIAAMILTTDAVVADKPEKKESLGDMAGGMGGMGGMGGMDY; this is encoded by the coding sequence ATGGCAAAGACATTGCTTTTCAGAGAAGACGCGCGCCGCTCGATGGAGCGCGGGATCAATAAAGTCGCGGATACGGTAGGCATCACACTCGGCCCCAAGGGACGCAACGTAGTCCTTGAGAAGAAATTCGGCTCGCCGACTATCACCAACGACGGCGTGACCATCGCTAAAGAGATCGAACTCGAAGATCCGTTCGAGAATATGGGCGCGCAGCTCATCAAAGAAGTAGCCTCCAAGACCAACGACGTCGCCGGCGACGGGACCACGACCGCCACCGTCCTCGCCCGCGCGATGATCCGCGAGGGCATCAAAAACGTCGCCGCCGGCGCGAACGGCATGCAGCTCCGCAAGGGCATGGAAGACGCGACCGCGGTCGTCGTCGAAGAGCTCAAGAAGCAGGCCTCGCCCGTCAAGGGACACAAAAAGACCGCTCAGGTAGCGGCCATCTCCGCCAACGACAAGAAAGTCGGCGAGCTCATCGCCGAGGCGATGGAGAAGGTCGGCGAAGAGGGCGTCATCACCGTTGAAGACAGCAAGAGCCTCGGCACCACGCTTGAGACCGTCGAAGGGCTCCAGTTCGACAAAGGCTACCTCAGCCCCTACATGATCACCAACCCCGACCGCATGGAAGCGGTACTCGACGACGCCAACATCCTCATCGTAGACGGCAAGATCTCAAACGTCAAAGACATGCTTCCCGTCCTTGAGAAGAGCGTCCAGCTCGCGAAGCCGCTCCTCATCATCGCCGAAGACGTTGAGGGCGAAGCCCTCGCGACACTCGTCGTCAACAAGCTCCGCGGCATCCTTCAGGTTGTAGCCGTCAAGGCCCCCGGATTCGGCGACCGCAGAAAGGCGATGCTCCAGGATATCGCCACCGTCACCGGCGCGACCGTCATCAGCGAAGAAGTAGGCCGCAAGCTCGACAGCGCCGACGTTGCTGACCTCGGTCACGCGAAGAAGGTAAAAGTCACCAAGGAAGACACGACGATAGTCGAAGGCGCCGGCGACTCCGCGGCGATCAAAGACCGCGCCGCGCAGATCAAGAAAGAACTCGCCGACTCGACTTCAGAGTACGACAAAGAGAAGCTCCAGGAGCGCCTCGCGAAGCTCGTCGGCGGCGTGGCCGTCATTCAGGTCGGAGCCGCTACCGAGACCGAGCAGAAGGAACTCAAGCTTCGCATAGAAGACGCTCTCAACTCGACGCGCGCCGCGGTCGAAGAGGGCATCGTCCCCGGCGGCGGAGTAGCGCTCGTCGGCTGCACCAACGCCCTTGATAAAGAGATCGCCAAACTCGAAGGCGACGAGAGGACCGGCGCGCAGATAGTCCGCAAGTCGCTCACCGAACCCCTCTACCTCATCGCCCACAACAGCGGCATGCAGGGCGACGTCATCATCGAAAAGGTCAAGACCCTCAAAGAGGGACAGGGCCTCGACGCGACCACCGGCGAATATGTCGACATGATCGAAGCTGGCATCATCGACCCGGTGAAGGTAACGCGCTCGGCGCTCCAGAACGCCTCCTCGATCGCGGCGATGATCCTCACCACGGACGCCGTCGTCGCCGACAAGCCCGAGAAGAAAGAGTCCCTCGGCGACATGGCCGGAGGAATGGGCGGCATGGGTGGAATGGGCGGCATGGACTACTAA
- a CDS encoding type II toxin-antitoxin system RelB/DinJ family antitoxin, translating into MEKSTTLNLRVNPTVKMQAEDVLKQLGVPMATAVDMFLRQITLTGGIPFEVSLPKVPAAVNADAMSAERLRAELMAGYEEMRQGSTQDASTAFARFRESHR; encoded by the coding sequence ATGGAAAAGTCTACGACGCTAAACCTGCGGGTAAATCCCACAGTAAAGATGCAGGCAGAGGATGTTTTGAAGCAGTTGGGCGTTCCGATGGCGACCGCTGTGGATATGTTTCTGCGCCAGATCACTTTGACCGGAGGCATTCCCTTTGAAGTATCCCTGCCCAAAGTGCCGGCCGCCGTCAATGCCGACGCCATGTCGGCGGAGCGGCTTCGCGCGGAGCTAATGGCCGGCTATGAGGAGATGAGACAAGGCAGCACACAGGATGCTTCCACCGCCTTTGCCAGATTTCGTGAATCGCACAGATGA
- a CDS encoding type II toxin-antitoxin system RelE/ParE family toxin codes for MKQYQIKITNKALEDMAEIYEYIADNLKVSDTAMKQYDRIADGIESLNEFPERYKLFAFQPECDLCLRQLPVGNYSAIYVVEGDCVTVLRVLYSSSDIITRLRNG; via the coding sequence ATGAAACAATATCAAATAAAAATCACCAACAAAGCGTTGGAGGACATGGCTGAGATTTACGAGTATATCGCGGACAATCTCAAAGTTTCGGATACGGCGATGAAACAATACGACCGCATTGCGGATGGGATTGAATCACTAAATGAATTCCCGGAGCGGTATAAATTATTTGCGTTCCAGCCGGAGTGCGACTTATGTTTGAGACAACTGCCTGTCGGGAATTACTCCGCAATCTATGTGGTGGAGGGAGATTGTGTCACGGTACTGCGCGTATTGTATAGCTCTTCTGACATCATCACTCGTTTGCGAAACGGATAA
- a CDS encoding transposase, giving the protein MYTNKKGNIFLSMIKDLFDNSIQGYQISRNNNIKLVTDTLKKAFENNNKVVADGPILHSDQGFQYTSHAYFNLTQRYGLKVSMSRKGNCLDNACAENFFSHIKSELVNRVKWENYEEAKDAIDEYIRYYNNDRIQIKLKKAPMQYRSLFIE; this is encoded by the coding sequence ATATATACGAACAAAAAGGGTAATATATTCCTCTCCATGATAAAAGATCTCTTTGATAATTCCATACAGGGATATCAAATCAGTCGTAATAATAATATTAAGTTAGTAACCGATACATTGAAGAAAGCATTTGAAAATAATAATAAGGTGGTCGCTGATGGACCAATCCTCCACAGCGACCAGGGGTTTCAATATACAAGCCATGCATATTTCAACCTGACACAAAGATACGGACTCAAGGTCTCGATGTCAAGGAAAGGAAATTGTTTGGATAATGCCTGTGCAGAAAACTTCTTTAGTCACATTAAATCAGAACTCGTCAACCGAGTAAAATGGGAGAACTACGAGGAGGCCAAAGATGCTATAGACGAATATATAAGGTATTATAATAACGACAGGATACAGATAAAATTGAAAAAGGCTCCGATGCAATATCGAAGTCTCTTTATTGAATAA